A window of Desulfuromonas soudanensis genomic DNA:
GACGGCATCCTCGACAAGGACGGCAAACCTTTCGCCTTCACCATCGTCACCAACCAGGGGAACGACCAGCGGGTCAAGAGCGGCGAGATCATCCAGAGGCGTTTCCGCGAGATCGGCGTCGACGTCAAGCTCCGGGTCATCGAGTGGGCCTCCTTTCTCAACGAGTTCATCAATCCCGGCAATTTCGACGCCACCATTCTCGGCTGGACCGTCCCCATCGATCCCGACGGCTACAACGTCTGGCACTCGAGCAAGACCGGCCCTCGCGAACTCAATTTCGTCGGTTTCAAGAATGCCGAGGTCGACGAGCTCCTCGAAAAGGGGAGGCGCACCCTCGAAACGGCGGAGCGGAAAAAATACTATGACCGCTTCCAGGAAATTCTCGCCGAAGAGCAGCCCTACACCTTTCTCTATGTGCCCGACGCCCTGCCGGTGGTGGCGTCCCGGTTTCAGGGGATCGAACCGGCCCCGGCCGGCATCACCTACAATTTCATCCGCTGGTATGTGCCGAAAGAGGCGCAGAAATACGCGCGCTGAGGACTTTCGAGGGTTTTCTTCATGTGGATCTATATCGGAAAAAGGCTGCTGATGATGGTTCCCCTGGTCCTGGGGATCACCCTCATTTCCTTCGTCGTCATTCATCTGGCGCCGGGGGAGCCGACGGACATGCAGACCCAGCTCAATCCCGAGGCGAGCGTCGAGCTGCAGGGACGGCTGCGGGCCTATTACGGCCTCGATCAGCCGCTTCACGTGCAGTACGGGCGCTGGCTGTCCCGGATGGTGCGCCTCGATTTCGGCGATTCCTTCGCCCAGGATCACCGGCCGGTTCTCGACAAGATCGTCGAGCGGCTGCCGATCACCATCCTGATCAACGTCCTGTCGATCGTCGTGATCCTCGCCCTGGCGATCCCCATCGGCATCCTCTCGGCGACCCGGCGGAACTCTCCCTTCGACCGGTTCACCACGATCTTTGTCTTCGTCGGCTTCGCCACCCCCTCCTTCTGGCTCGCCCTTCTGCTGATGGATTTTTTCGGAGTGCGCCTGGGGATCTTCCCCATCGCCGGCCTCAAATCCTTCGGCCATGACTATCTCGGCTGGGGGGGGCAGATCCTCGACATGGCGCACCACCTGGTGCTGCCGGTTTTCGTATCGGCCTTCGGCGGCCTCGCCGGGTTTTCCCGCTACATGCGCTCCAACATGCTCGAGGTGATCCGCCAGGACTACATTCTGACCGCCCGCGCCAAGGGGCTTCCGGAGGGGGTGGTGATCTACAAGCACGCCCTGCGCAACGCCTTGCTGCCGGTCATCACCATCCTCGGGCTTTCCGTCCCGGGGCTGATCGGCGGCAGCGTCATCTTCGAGACGATCTTCGCCATTCCCGGCATGGGGAAACTCTTTTACGACGGAGTGATGATGCGCGACTATCCGCTGATCATGGGGGTGCTGGTTCTCGGCGCCGGCCTGACCCTGATCGGCAATCTGATCGCCGACCTCGGCTATGCCCTGGCCGACCCGCGGATCCGCAACGCCTGATTCACCGGTTCCTGCCGGTGCCGGCTTTTTTTTACAATTTTCATGGATGGCCCTTGCCCCCTTGGGGGGAGCGGGTTTGTTGAAGGAGGATTTCTGATGAGACGATTGGTCCTGTTGCTTGCCGTACTCTGCGCCGCCACCCCACTGTCCTCGGCCAGGGCCGAAGTGACCCCCGGCGCGGTGACCGTCACCCCCTTTGCCGGCAGCTACGTCTTCGACCAGCGGGAAAACCTGGAGAAAGAGCCGGTCTACGGTCTCGGCCTCAGCTACAGCTTCACCGAGCACTGGGCCGCCGAAGGGGTCCTGTCCCTGATCCGTACCCGTCCCGAGGAGATCGACCTCGACATCGAGGTGGTCAGCACCCGCCTCGATCTCCTCTACCACTTCACTCCGGCGGCGCCGGCGACCTTCTATTTTGCCGCCGGCATCGGCGGGATGGTCTTCAACCCTGAAGTCGGCGACAGCGACCGCGATCTGCTGTTCAACTACGGCCTGGGTCTCAAGGCCTTTCTTTTTCCCAACGTCGCCCTGCGTTTCGACGCCCGCCATATCCTGACCGCCGACAATGAGCGCTTCAGCGGCGACAAGAACCAGAATTTCTCCTTTACCGGCGGTCTCGCCTTCCAGTCCGGGGGAGCAAAGGCTCCCCCGGCTCCCCAGGACCAGGACAGGGACGGTATCATCGATCCCCTCGACCGGTGCGCCGATACGGCCGCTGGAGTCGCCGTGGACGCCGACGGCTGCCCCCGCGACACCGACTCCGATGGCGTATCCGACGATCTCGATCTCTGCGCCGGCACCCCTTCGGGGATCGCCGTCGACGAGCACGGCTGCCCCCTGGACAGCGACTCCGACGGCGTATCCGACGACCGCGACCGGTGCCCCG
This region includes:
- a CDS encoding ABC transporter permease, whose amino-acid sequence is MWIYIGKRLLMMVPLVLGITLISFVVIHLAPGEPTDMQTQLNPEASVELQGRLRAYYGLDQPLHVQYGRWLSRMVRLDFGDSFAQDHRPVLDKIVERLPITILINVLSIVVILALAIPIGILSATRRNSPFDRFTTIFVFVGFATPSFWLALLLMDFFGVRLGIFPIAGLKSFGHDYLGWGGQILDMAHHLVLPVFVSAFGGLAGFSRYMRSNMLEVIRQDYILTARAKGLPEGVVIYKHALRNALLPVITILGLSVPGLIGGSVIFETIFAIPGMGKLFYDGVMMRDYPLIMGVLVLGAGLTLIGNLIADLGYALADPRIRNA
- a CDS encoding OmpA family protein; its protein translation is MRRLVLLLAVLCAATPLSSARAEVTPGAVTVTPFAGSYVFDQRENLEKEPVYGLGLSYSFTEHWAAEGVLSLIRTRPEEIDLDIEVVSTRLDLLYHFTPAAPATFYFAAGIGGMVFNPEVGDSDRDLLFNYGLGLKAFLFPNVALRFDARHILTADNERFSGDKNQNFSFTGGLAFQSGGAKAPPAPQDQDRDGIIDPLDRCADTAAGVAVDADGCPRDTDSDGVSDDLDLCAGTPSGIAVDEHGCPLDSDSDGVSDDRDRCPGTPEGTVVDLNGCPEEPILDADNDGVADDLDQCPGTPAAAPVDPLGCPRDSDGDGVADFADRCADTPAGVAVTANGCEAVEVVEEVAPLNLNIPFQPGKETFAPRSGATLAQAAEYIKDHPGTKIIIEGHTDSVGRMPDNQRLSLKRAEAVRRYLIDKEGIAPERLEARGLGEIEPIADNATPEGRKLNRRVVIRIEP